The Diorhabda sublineata isolate icDioSubl1.1 chromosome 6, icDioSubl1.1, whole genome shotgun sequence genome includes a window with the following:
- the LOC130445112 gene encoding uncharacterized protein LOC130445112: protein MSVPPNKSKPSHKAAIKWSPSTPIRKQDNIISSKAREKNLLGFKPSYEVENEPVNMKFLMSNEYMRMWFKQRAVFEKYTYTREEIIKSESKIHRKFVQRMMTYRKPGKNELVEQKFMEKKLTPEQSKDLEYQKLKFKPDCSTISTTKVRKNKRNVNRQGENKDCVPCCECKSN from the coding sequence ATGAGTGTTCCACCTAATAAAAGCAAACCGTCCCACAAAGCGGCTATAAAATGGTCCCCCTCGACGCCGATTAGAAAACAAGACAACATCATATCTTCAAAAGCCCGAGAGAAAAATCTTTTGGGATTCAAACCTTCATACGAAGTCGAAAATGAACCAGTTaacatgaaatttttgatgAGTAACGAGTACATGAGGATGTGGTTCAAACAACGAGCCGTATTTGAGAAATACACGTATACGAGGGAGGAAATTATAAAATCTGAAAGTAAAATTCATCGGAAGTTCGTGCAGAGGATGATGACGTACAGAAAACCTGGTAAAAACGAATTGGTAGAACAGAAATTCATGGAAAAGAAATTGACACCAGAACAATCGAAAGATTTGGAATATCAGAAACTCAAATTCAAACCCGATTGTTCAACAATTTCCACAACGAAAgtacgaaaaaataaaagaaacgtAAACCGACAAGGTGAAAATAAAGATTGCGTACCTTGTTGTGAATGTAAAAGTAATTAG
- the LOC130446092 gene encoding proteasome assembly chaperone 4-like has protein sequence MLENKDTVQNQKILYVPTKLNNFIFDLEILERNFILQIIKMKDSVLIYLNDKDDIQFNDFSLALTDRYKRDNPISTQLLGDFNEETSKIIAGKLSKKLGKVVFLSFNLKQDRRLNPLLEKKICEEFDKISHLL, from the exons ATGctagaaaataaagatacagtacaaaatcaaaaaatactATATGTGCCTACtaagttgaataattttatttttgacttaGAAATTCttg AGCGCAACTTTATCttgcaaataataaaaatgaaggaCTCggtacttatttatttaaatgataagGATGATATacaatttaatgatttttctttgGCTCTAACTGATCGTTATAAAAGGGACAACCCGATTAGTACGCAACTTTTGGGTGATTTTAATGAAGAAACTTCTAAAATTATAGCTGggaaattgtcgaaaaaattagggaaagtcgtgtttttaagttttaatttgaaacaGGATCGTCGTTTGAACCCACTCCTGGAAAAGAAAATATGCGaggaatttgataaaatttcacatttgcTTTGA
- the LOC130446091 gene encoding ras-related protein Rab-2A: MSYAYLFKYIIIGDTGVGKSCLLLQFTDKRFQPVHDLTIGVEFGARMITIDSKQIKLQIWDTAGQEAFRSITRSYYRGAAGALLVYDITRRETFNHLTTWLDDARQHSNSNMVIMLIGNKSDLESRREVMKEEGEAFAREHGLVFMETSAKTAANVEEAFINTAKEIYEKIQEGVFDINNEANGIKIGPQHSPTNPSLPGSGGAGNAQGSGCC, from the exons ATGTCCTACGCTTATTTGTTTAAGTATATAATCATTGGGGATACAG gTGTGGGTAAATCGTGCCTGCTGCTCCAATTTACAGATAAACGTTTTCAACCCGTACACGATTTAACAATAGGAGTCGAATTTGGGGCCCGAATGATTACAATCGATAGCAAGCAAATTAAATTGCAAATTTGGGATACCGCCGGTCAAGAAGCTTTCAGATCTATCACGAGATCGTATTATAGAGGTGCCGCTGGGGCTTTATTAGTATATGACATCACTAGAAGGGAAACTTTTAATCATTTAACTACTTGGTTGGATGACGCTAGGCAACATTCGAATTCGAATATGGTTATTATGTTGATTGGAAATAAAAG TGATCTGGAAAGTAGACGGGAAGTTATGAAAGAAGAAGGGGAAGCGTTCGCCCGTGAACACGGTTTAGTTTTTATGGAAACTTCCGCTAAGACTGCCGCCAATGTGGAAGAGGCTTTCATAAATACAGCAAAAGAAATATACGAAAAGATTCAGGAAGGAGTTTTCGACATAAACAACGAG GCTAACGGAATTAAAATAGGTCCCCAACATTCCCCTACTAACCCCTCGTTGCCGGGATCGGGAGGTGCTGGAAACGCACAAGGATCTGGATGTTgttag
- the LOC130446090 gene encoding RNA 3'-terminal phosphate cyclase → MYLLSNTTIFNFINKMSGKIIEIDGSLMEGGGQILRVAITISTLKKIPVRIINIRGGRSKPGLMEQHLKGLELVRDICSAKTKGLTLGSTEVEFYPQSIKGGSYRAEVKTAGSISLLLQIALPCVLFATGQTKLYLRGGTNAEMAPQIDYTTEVFRPVLEKFGATFDFDLVKRGYFPKGGGEIVVTVNPVEELNPVQLIEQGEVTSIYGWSFVAGTLPEKLAHIMADNASNVLKKYGTVNIERYKEEKRIAPDNCSGIILVAETDTKCLLGGSALGNRNENSDETGRRAANELLVSLEEGVCVDKYSQDQVIILMALARGTSRIKVGEITMHTKTAIFVVETMTNVKFEITSLGPRVNIISCSGC, encoded by the exons atgtatttattatcgaatacaacaatttttaactttattaataaaatgagtggaaaaataatagaaattgatgGTTCTTTAATGGAAGGG GGGGGCCAAATCCTTCGAGTTGCCATAACGATAAGTACATTAAAAAAGATACCGGTccgtattataaatattagagGCGGTAGAAGCAAACCTGGCTTAATGGAACAACATTTAAAGG GTTTAGAATTGGTAAGAGATATTTGTTCAGCTAAAACGAAAGGTTTAACATTAGGTTCAACAGAAGTAGAATTCTATCCACAGTCAATTAAGGGCGGTTCTTATAGAGCAGAGGTTAAAACAGCCGGTAGTATCAGCTTATTACTTCAAATAGCCCTCCCCTGTGTATTATTCGCCACTGGTCAAACGAAATTGTACCTTCGCGGTGGTACCAACGCGGAAATGGCCCCACAAATAGATTATACTACCGAAGTGTTTAGGCCAGTGTTAGAAAAGTTTGGAGCTACGTTCGATTTCGATTTAGTTAAAAGGGGATACTTTCCTAAGGGAGGTGGTGAAATTGTGGTTACTGTGAACCCTGTTGAAGAACTCAACCCGGTTCAGTTGATTGAGCAAGGTGAAGTTACTTCGATTTACGGTTGGAGTTTTGTAGCTGGTACTTTACCTGAAAAACTCGCTCATATAATGGCAGATAACGCCTCTaatgttctaaaaaaatatggaacagtGAATATTGAGAGGTATAAAGAGGAAAAGCGTATCGCACCTGATAATTGCTCAGGTATTAT TTTAGTAGCTGAAACGGACACTAAATGCCTTCTAGGAGGATCAGCTTTGGGTAATCGAAATGAAAATTCTGATGAAACAGGAAGAAGAGCAGCAAATGAGTTATTAGTGTCATTGGAAGAAGGTGTATGTGTAGATAAATATAGTCAAGATCAGGTAATTATATTAATGGCTCTGGCTAGAGGTACATCAAGGATAAAAGTCGGAGAAATCACAATGCATACCAAAACTGCCATATTTGTTGTTGAAACAATGACTAAT GTTAAGTTTGAAATAACATCATTGGGGCCAAGAGTAAACATAATATCTTGTTCTGGTTGTTAG